ACCCTATAATGATTCAAAATGTAGATTGGAATCTCCTGTAACACTATCCAATCCAAAAAGAACTTAAAGCAATCAGATTATCAtgatataacaaaaattaaaaagtgCAAGAATAGAATATAACATTAGGAAAAGAACTTAATCCATGAAAATTTACTGAAAACTGGCAACACGATCCGGCACTGAAAATGAATCAATAAAAAATTTCAGATAGAATAAATAAGCAAACCATGAAACTAGACCCAAATAATGGAATAAGAAAATTGTATTTAGTTTACTAAACCAGTTACTTTTAAGTACCTTGGGCTAGGATTTACATTAGCTTGCCCCAGCTCCAATGCTGGATTGTGACTATTTTCTTGTTGTGGGTTGTGAGTGCCAGCTCCATCAGCATAGGAGCTAGAGTCATTATGGTTATTCCTTGTAGTTTCCTGATTGGAATGTGCTGGATCTTGCTCAGGTCTCTGACGACTGCGATAAAGGTAGCGCCAATAAAGATGTGGCAGTGTAGCAACACAGCCTGTTGTATACCCTATGATCCACGCAGATAATGGAGTTCGTGGATGCTCATGTCTTGACAATGATAGCACAATGACAGCTGCTAGAATTTGGCTTACACTAGCAACAAGCTCAACTGTAATCCACAAACCAGAGTTCAAAGGACTTCTGTTGCGACGACCATGGTTCTCTGTTCTTGTCAAAGATGAATTTGTCAAATTAGACGCATTTGTTGATGACACAACCAATTGAGAGGCTGGACTGCTTGTAGAAGGGTTATCTTCACTAAGTGTTCCACATGGGTTACTGTGATCAGCTTGCACAGGGATAGAGGTTGAAGCATCATTAGTACCTGATATACCAATTACATATTCAAGTCCATTTAAGTTATTTACTCGATCCATCAGCAAACGGTGTCTATCAGTTCGATGCTCACAGCTTATTCCCTATGTCGAAATCCATAAAGATTCAATAATGGGAGAGTATAGAAGAATGCGAAAGCCTGCAGTTCCTTCGCGAGCTGGTAGATGCTTAACTTCAATCCTtcagttttatttagctattttctGAGATTCTGTTCACCTATAAGCAAACCTATCACGCGCCATTCTTCTTCACAAAACACTTGAGACCGATATAGCCAACCTATAAATGTGTGTATTCTGCACTCAAAAGTGTAAATTAGCCAAGCGCATGAACTAAAGTTGCTATAGTTTCAAGAGAAAAGCAAATACAAGCTCAGGCATATACAACAATAAATTCTCCAACCTATATATTCCACACAGAATAAAAGGAAAAGCTCATAAGTGAACTACATATTATCTTGATAATAAACTGAGCTACAGAAAAGGCAAGCATTGGAACCCATAGTCCCTCATCTCTGCAACCTATAGCAAATTTTATCAGGTTGAAGAAGGAACTTCACAAGAATTTCAAAATGAGCTTATCTTCAACCAATAGATGTAATATCCTACCAACATGAAGTACGATTACGCGCCATTGCTCTCATAACCTTTACCGCCGGATTACCGCACACAATGAACATTAAATGGAGGACAATGAATGAGGAATAACTAAAGCGGGGCATATTAGCGACAGAGCTAAAATCCTACCAAATTAGATGTGCAGTCTCATAGTAATCCAACATACGAATCTATAGAACAAAGTCAAACAACAAATCGAGAAATAAGACCAAATCCTGATGAATCCCACAAGAATACACCGCCGACGAACCAAAGATGTGCAATCAACAAGAGGCGGAAAGGGGAAATCAGAAAACTCACACGAATCCTTGCTTCCACACCCGTGCCCCCTTCGATCGTaagctctctccctctccgcaCTTAATCTCGTCCGATTTGGGGGAATTTTGCCGCTTTATTTTATTGTACTCCGGCAGTTGTTGGGCTGTTCGTGTTCGTCCATGGATGGCAATGGAAGATGCCTTGATACCGTCCGATCGGGGTTGGATGTGGTGGAAATAGATTGGACGGTGCAGATCGACGGACCAACCGGCTCCATTTTATTTGGTCTGACCGGAATCCTCTCCTGCGCTTACGTATGGTCAGAATCCTCGGGCGTGCTTGTGCACGCTGCAAGACATCTTGAGCGTAGGATCTAGATCGAACGGTGTGTGACTTAGCTAGAGCACGAATTGACTCATATCGATGGTTAGGGAATGAGAATTCTATTGCTAGAGTTTTGTgaatgaaaaagatattaaagaAGGGGTGAAAATTAAGAAGGCTCTTTGTTTTTCCTAAAGCGTGAAAGGTACAtgccattttgaattttttattaaaagagCAATCGATCTGGTTTTTATTACGTTCGAAATTGACAGTTTAAAACACCAGTTTGATAATTTTT
This genomic stretch from Zingiber officinale cultivar Zhangliang chromosome 7A, Zo_v1.1, whole genome shotgun sequence harbors:
- the LOC122002409 gene encoding E3 ubiquitin-protein ligase At1g12760-like isoform X2 encodes the protein MDRVNNLNGLEYVIGISGTNDASTSIPVQADHSNPCGTLSEDNPSTSSPASQLVVSSTNASNLTNSSLTRTENHGRRNRSPLNSGLWITVELVASVSQILAAVIVLSLSRHEHPRTPLSAWIIGYTTGCVATLPHLYWRYLYRSRQRPEQDPAHSNQETTRNNHNDSSSYADGAGTHNPQQENSHNPALELGQANVNPSPRINAIVDNFKMALDCFFAVWFVVGNVWLFGGRSSAHDAPNLYREDTTHGRGATLESINALPSYKFKTKRRKNRGHVESNLDGHSGDGILAAGTDKERTISAEDAACCICLTKYVDNDELRELPCTHFFHKECIDKWLKLNALCPLCKTEVGITNAQLSDTEAGIHHLVEGFAEV
- the LOC122002409 gene encoding E3 ubiquitin-protein ligase At1g12760-like isoform X3, which gives rise to MDRVNNLNGLEYVIGISGTNDASTSIPVQADHSNPCGTLSEDNPSTSSPASQLVVSSTNASNLTNSSLTRTENHGRRNRSPLNSGLWITVELVASVSQILAAVIVLSLSRHEHPRTPLSAWIIGYTTGCVATLPHLYWRYLYRSRQRPEQDPAHSNQETTRNNHNDSSSYADGAGTHNPQQENSHNPALELGQANVNPSPRINAIVDNFKMALDCFFAVWFVVGNVWLFGGRSSAHDAPNLYRLCMVFLAFSCIGYALPFILCAMICCCLPCIISIMGIREDTTHGRGATLESINALPSYKFKTKRRKNRGHVESNLDGHSGDGILAAGTDKERTISAEDAERSMVVIIVFGGAMIQMIAKAI